One genomic segment of Gossypium arboreum isolate Shixiya-1 chromosome 3, ASM2569848v2, whole genome shotgun sequence includes these proteins:
- the LOC108461123 gene encoding prohibitin-1, mitochondrial produces the protein MNLNNLKVPKMPGGGALPALLKIGVIGGLGLYGVANSLYNVDGGHRAIVFNRILGIKDKVYSEGTHLMIPWFERPIIYDVRARPHLVESTSGSRDLQMVKIGLRVLTRPKSTQLTEIYRTLGENYNERVLPSIIHETLKAVVAQYNASQLITQRENVSKEIRKILTERAAYFNIQLDDVSITSLTFGKEFTAAIEAKQVAAQEAERAKFIVEKAEQDKKSAVIRAQGEAKSAQLIGQAIAKNPAFITLRKIEASREIAQTIANSANKVFLNSKDLLLNLQEMDLESHPK, from the exons ATGAATCTCAACAACCTCAAAGTTCCTAAGATGCCTGGAGGTGGAGCACTTCCTGCTTTGCTTAAGATTGGAGTCATTGGTGGGCTTGGCCTCTATGGAGTTGCCAATAGTCTCTACAACGTTGACGGAGGTCACCGAGCAATTGTTTTCAATCGGATATTGGGCATCAAAGATAAG GTTTATTCCGAGGGGACACACCTTATGATACCATGGTTTGAGAGGCCTATCATCTATGATGTCCGTGCAAGACCTCATTTAGTTGAGAGTACTTCTGGTAGTCGTGATCTCCAGATG GTCAAGATTGGGCTTCGAGTTCTCACTCGCCCTAAGTCAACTCAGTTAACTGAAATTTATCGAACCCTTGGTGAGAACTATAATGAGAGGGTCCTGCCTTCAATCATTCATGAAACTTTAAAAGCTGTTGTTGCTCAATACAATGCTAGCCAACTCATTACTCAGAGAGAG AATGTCAGTAAGGAAATCCGGAAGATTCTGACTGAAAGGGCAGCTTACTTCAACATTCAACTTGATGATGTGTCCATCACAAGTCTGACTTTTGGGAAGGAATTCACTGCTGCAATTGAGGCGAAACAGGTGGCTGCCCAAGAAGCTGAGAGAGCTAAATTTATTGTGGAAAAAGCTGAACAGGACAAGAAAAGTGCTGTCATCCGAGCACAG GGAGAAGCCAAGAGTGCCCAACTCATTGGTCAAGCAATTGCAAAGAACCCAGCATTCATTACATTGAGGAAAATTGAAGCCTCTAGAGAGATTGCGCAGACCATTGCAAATTCAGCCAACAAAGTCTTCTTGAACTCAAAGGATCTGTTGCTGAACCTTCAGGAGATGGATCTTGAATCCCACCCAAAGTAA